A stretch of DNA from Ciona intestinalis chromosome 8, KH, whole genome shotgun sequence:
tcttcTATCTTTACcagaatgtttgtttttaaattgattctTTCTCTCAGGCAGAAGAGGAGAGAAAGATACAAGAAGAGAAAGAGAGGAAAGAGCACGAGGAGTATTTAAAGTTGAAGGAAATGTTCTCTGTGGAGGATGAAGGGCAAGCAGATGTTACATCAGAGGAACAAAGTCAAAACATGCTGCAAGAATTTGTGCAATATATTAAAGTGGGTGtttttggttttgtaatttgttttggaAACTTTTTGACTACATTTATCCACTGTTTGACCAAGTTGATAGTAACTACTTTTTGGAATTCATGCCTTGGGTAACACTGCATTGATATGGCAAACATTGTGGTTGAATTTAGGCTATCCCGCTATGACATGGCTTGCTATCATATTACATgccgctgctatcattgtgggcgtatgtgtcattggacaagacacttaatggcaattgctccaaagcagtggtccctaatgggatgtccaaattgtcagtcatacataaaaaaattttcaaaaaaatagttaaccTCAagtccacaaagtaacatacatggtaactcgtaagcggacacaaggtgtattaaacagtatactttttttataatgccTGTGGTTTTCTGGcctcgcgaggataaagcaagtttcatttatttattctctgCATTCATGTTCTTCATTGATTACTATCCGGTTTTGGCATGGCATATTCTCCAATAGTTAATGCACAAAGCTTACTGGTGCTATGTCACAGGACACGAAGGTAGTTTTACTTGAAGACCTGGCATCACATTTTGGTCTTCGAACCCAACAAGCAATAGACAGAGTTCAAGATATGCTTAAGGATGAAATAATAACAGGTTAGTTgttaatttgaacatttttataacatgggccATATACATTGCAACTTACAAGACACATTAGTAAAAGATTGTTGAGTGGTAGCATTTAGAATATGCTTCTTATGGGCTACCCAAGTTTAAACGAAAACATCAAaaatgtgggtgaggtcccgcagttTAGCCTGCCATGGTTCCTAAGATTTAGGTCAGGGTTGTCCCGTTAGCtccaaaaatatattactcACAAAGCTACACATGTGGAACTCATAGACGTAAACAAAGTTgctgaaacagaacatcttgttataaagactggataaataagttacattcattcatttctaaCCTTTTTCTCAGGTGTAATTGACGACAGGgggaaatttatttatatatctatGGAGGAATTAAAATCAGTGGCCAAGTTTGTCCAGCAGAGAGGCCGAATCTCAATATCTGAACTCGCCCAAGCCAGTAACACACTTGTTAATCTAAAACCtgaaaaaactttaacacTCTCACAAGCGTCATGAATTTTTcccttgttttatattttagaattattttaGATCATTTCGGATAAAATAGTTCCGCAAGTACAAATTTTAAGTGTAAGAAATATACCGAGAAACTGTACAATGATTTGGAAGTATTTCTAATGGGACAGTTCAATGCATACAAACCTGTTAATGTTAAGAAATATACCCAGTCATGTTGATCTGTTTTCAGTTAtggtgttgttttattaatcgCGTGATGGGTGCAATACACCAGTAGTGGTTTTTGCACACTATAATAAAGAATTATGTCTCTGGCTACTCTGTGTCAAAATGTCTGTTGTTCTATATTCCACTTTGAGTGAAGATGTCTGCTATTCTATATAAGATCAAcaaattagaatatacaaaaaaatatacaaaattttataataaagatGTAACCGACAAGCAGTTACATCCAGCCAAAGcctcaaattaaaataacacgcCAAAACATTTATTCCCGTGCACGCACTCTAGAAAGCAGCTGTAGGGCGAACATAAATTATGGCACCGCAGCAGCACGAAAATCCAACACACGAACGGAATATTTGTTGCAGCaagagttttttaaatactgaAGCCACACAGTTGGCACGCTATGAggcttattcaaatagaaaataaaacggttAGATAAGAACTTAAAACGACTAACAACCAAAGAATAAGAACCTACCGCTACACAGCTAACACTGAAATGAACTAAAAAGACGAGCGCATGGCCAGACGAAACACAAGAAAACCAAGGAATGTAAATTGCAATTAACGGGGAATGTAAGACGCGCGCCGGCATCCGCAACGACTAACTTTAAGGAAATTTAGAAATGACGCTGTAGTTTACAAAGAAATATGTCTAAAATGTATGCAATTCTATATTAACTGAGTCAAAATCCCTGCTACTTATACTACTATTCTGCGTCAAAATGTCTGCTATTGTATATTAgataaactaataaaaatatacaaatagtaTTCTATATTAACTGAGCCAAAATGTCTGCTGTGATCTCTCTGTGTTAAAATGTCTGTTATTTCATATTGGATCGACAAATGAGAACAAACAGaacattataattaaaagTATGTTTCTGGCTACTCTGCGTCAAAATGTCTGCTATTTTATATCAGAACAACAAATGGAATATACAGAACAATGTATTATGAGCAAAGTCTCCAATGTAACAGTGATTTGCACAGACAAGAAATCTCAGCCTCGGTGTCTTTTTCAAGATGCAAgattattcaaatagaaaaaacaattaaatcaGACAACTgtacaataaaatgtttccATAGGAAGTTGTCTGTTTGCCTTAGACAGGTAAAAATTGTCATTTCGGTAGAAATCTGCTCTTAGGCAATTGTAACCAAATCTCGGTATTTTtatggttatataaatattagtgGCAGCTACAAGACATCACAGTGAACGAATAACAATCCACAGCATTAGCACAAACCAATgcaattttaaaccatttcatttttataatataaagttcTTATTGTTTTAACTGTGTGGTTAGTATGAGTTAAGATTGTGACAGAAATTGtcctaaatatttttttaataattccgCATTTGCCCATTTTTTGCATGCGCACGTTATATGCATTTCTGCCAAAaactgtttttggcacaatgCATTATTATTTGAGAGGACACAGCAGTAGAATGAGTGTCAGAACAGTCAGACAACCCAATCACACATAATTACTCATGTAACCAATACAGGACAATAGAAACTTATTGAAAGCACAAAGTGGaacacaaaacataaaccagCACTGACAAAAACTTGACTATTCagtaaaaaatacggaaaccCAAACTCTTGAATTTTGAAACTCCCATAAAACATGGCTTCTAATCTTCCGCATCCGAATGCCCTTCTTCTCCCAATCTTCGAAAAGACATGTGTCGGTAATGGTCAAGCCATTCATCCAACAATCTCGTCACCGATGGAGGTCGCTTTCCGAGTCGTTGCCTAGCAACCAACCAACCCTCATCTGTCACATGACAATCAAGCCATTCTTTTAAGATTTCTTTCCTTTGATCTTCACTTACACCCTGGTTTGAATTATAAGTTTAGTAATTTgcaatgttggagtaatacGCAAACTCTAGCCTGAATATTTGCCACGATGCAGGACGTCACCCTTACAGACAAAAAATTTTCAGAGATTTAACTCTTGATGTTAAGATAGAGGCATTTAATGTTGAAAATATAGACGGATAACTAGTTTTACTTCATATTGTTAAAATCCTTTTAGGTAATTAGTCAACACTGGCCTACATACCAGTTACATGGTCTGCCACAACAGACACCATAACACCTTACCTTAAACATTGGTGCAgtaaaattatcattttacTGTAAGAGCAATTTCTAATAACATTTTACCAAAATGGCTTTTTCTAATAATGAAGTAGTATTTACCTGCCCCCTCAGAGTGAAGTGGATCGGCAAAACCTTCCCATCACTATCTACCAGTGGGAGGTGCTTGATTGTGTTGTATgtttgatttctatgttggGCTCCAGCACAAATGTCCTGgatgacaaaaaataaatattatggtcagtgacctttagcacataatttccaagtATTCTGTTCagcaattaccaacggtctttaggagttgtgaggatacagttttataattcgttctttgtttactaccaaatatttcttaagttcattttattttgacggataaataatatgtacattgaaaataatatttaaataaaatcattcCACTTTGATCTGTTGAAATGTTTTCACAGTAATTCATAACAGCAGCTTTTAAGGAGAAGATTGAACTAATAATAGCAATCATGTAGTAATTGGGTATTTTACCCAACATTGGTGAGATTTCTGACTGTgaacaacaattttaatttgatagaatataatatttttggcTGGGAATGAATAAAAACTGGAACTGGAAAtttacaattgtttgtttaaagtttattggTCTGTTAAAGTAGGAATCCTGTCTGTAATAATACACTCCTAGACCTATTTTGATACACACATTGTTAAATATGAGTGAAACACCTTGAGTATCTATTCTGAAGTTCAATATAACATAAACTGTATGCAACAATGtttgttgcaaaatttataataataccatggcattttttttgtaataccACCATGGTATTTTGGTCAGTAAACCAAGGCTTTAGTTCCATACCTTGCTATCATTTTCCATTGTAACAAGAGCTGTAAAATGGCCACGTGTGTATCCAAGTGCTATTGGGCTtgtgtaacagaacacctgaTCCCATAAAAAGGGAAGATAAACACCTggaaaacaattacaaaattgTGTAAGGTAAAACGATTCTTTTCCAGCTGCTGCTGTCTATTTCGACAAAGGCTAAAATCGCTTACGTTTTAATAcactataataataacaataataattgtTGGTATTTGTCTCTTGGGTTACAGTAGCAAAAATAGGAAATAATCCAAATGCTGAATATcaattgtttaacttttatacaaaacacttGATTTTGacttaaatttgttatttagtAGTGGTACTGAATACTGATGTAGGctatattttttggggaatattttttggggtttTGGGGAAAACATTACTAATATTGTTGCCATTTCCTTGACCAACACATTAAAAGTGGTCATTTAAGTTTACTTTATGTAGTTGGAATTCCAAATCACTTATATGAATAGCCTATTTAAAATGAGGAATTTGCTATTTAGAGTCAGATATTGAAAACAAGACAGAGGGATGTTTACGACTGAGCGCATTTCAGATATGAAAAAggaattttaaagtttacctTGAAATTTTGCGAAACCCAGTGTGTCCCCTCTGTAGCTCTTCAGGTATTTAATTCCATACACGATTATGGGACGTCTTAGAATATGAGCAAGTACAAAGATATGACAATGTTCTAATGCAGCACCAGGCTAGGAAGAAAAAACAATGGTGCCATTTTTAATTGTGGTAATAAACAGGTAACAAAGTGAGCATGAAAATTACACAAACAGTATAACATAGCTATAATATCACTCTGTCTCTTGGGTAAAAAAagctataaaaatatttgtctaaatatgtttaaaacctttgataaattaaatgaatatcAATAGGTTTTATCATGAAATAATGGGTTTTCGGTTATTATTTGGTGATCGTCgtcattatttgtttacacagCCATTAATAGCAGGAAGCATCACTACAGTGTCATTGTTGTAGCTGTTTGAAACAGACAACCACAATATATCATTATTATGTACACTGTAATTGAAGAACCATAATTACAGTAGTTTAAGTTCTAATCACCAGATTTGCAGAACAAACACAGGGTATATTCTGTAcgtcataaaacaaaaccaaaccatataattatttaatgcATCTTTAAGTGTCTGGCAAAAAATTCCAACAAAGTAGTCTGTATTTTAACCAAAGATATAGGCAGTAATATTATGGGTTGCCTATATTTCTAAAGCAACATAAGCACTAATGACGTTTATTCATTCTCACTGTGCATATTACACGGTGTCAAGGGAACTAAAGGTGATCAACAGTTTGACAAGTCGACCtcagaaatatatttatacatcaATTCAAATTATTGATGACAGTTGCAAATCAATGCAGATTAAACCAGCCATTTTGTAATAAGAGTACACTGTAATATTACATATGCATTATAAACATCTGAGAGAGTTTACACTGCAATTGggatattttaacaatattttattttttgtaacaatttcACAGCAGTCatgtaatttgaaaaaaaatcggtatgttttttatttatgcaaacaaaaaaacttattatatGACAAACTGCTAAACTGCTCGATGTAATTTGACTGATAAAACACCCCTTTAAGAAGTATGCATTAAACTTAAAGTAATAAAAGCTTaacattaaaagttaaaaccaaaACTGGTGATCCAGTTAAAGCCTATTTTTTTAGTTCTAACTATATAATGTCAATAGGCTTAAAGTAtcactaatttaaaaatttgaaaaagttaaaataaatatgtgatTTTAGAAATTTGATCTGCAACAGAAACAATGAGGCATGACCAACAATATGCTGGGAACTGAGAACTAGTATTCTAACATCCATACACCActtaatattaattacataTTTGGTTTTAGTAAAGTACGTCACAATGAAAATGATATTTCCACTAAAATCACAACAGCCATACAATTTTACCAGGTGAACCAAACATGTCTCAAGTAAATTATTCATGGTGAATTTACACAATGCCCAACTCGCATGCATGTAGAATTGTTACTACCATTCTACCAAGACTTTATATCTTCATGTGTGATTTTACCATGCCCTTGACATTCCCCAATAAActtactatttatttaatactaaTTATAAGCCACTTCTATTTTACTGTGGCTTTACCAACCATACCAATATTCAACAATAAACCgtgtacattttttaaaatctatgCAAACATGCACGCATTCTCAAAAACATATTCTGAGGCGACATTTTTGTAACTTACTGTCATATTTATTTCAGTGTACGTTTTCGTGCTAAATCacagttttattataacaacCACACATATAAAGGTCTTACACCCACCACACATACCTGCTGTGCGAGTGAGTTGATAAAAGCCCAGTCCTGTAGGCACTGTCGCTCTGTGAAAGTGAACCCGAGTAGTTGTGCTTGATATTGCTCCCATTCCCGCCAACGacgaaaaaaactaaaaaaatacaatttttggacattttattattatataacctatatataaataaatatcacgCGTAACAAGCTACATTATGTTAAAGgaaaattgtaattaaaaactatttaccCCGCAGtgtgtaaaactaaaaacaaagagtttaaaagttacaaaaaaagaacACATAAAaccgatatatatatataaattatacattctggcattttgttttaatcaatttgtCATTATTGGCCACAGCCAGCCTGTTTATGATGAATCTTATGTGACCACAGACGGTGATGTATAATTACTCATACAGTGTACCTAATGTTAGCTATGATGTGCAACAATTTTTGACAGAGTACTTTAAACGCACACCaaggttgttaattgtaatatttcatataattttgtaCAGAACCAAGTGGGCATACTGTAGTAtgtgtttgattttaaatatatattttgtggcTTGCTATCTTGCTATATGGAGTAATGTTTACTCATTAATCAATACGCTCGCTAATCAGCACTTAGCCTTATTTGTCGAAAGGGATTTCGCTGCTAATAGATTTTGCCGTTAAATAAAGCCACTTCCAAACATAATTAACATTAATGAAGCGTGCCACATGCTTTAATGCCATTAGACAGTAGAGACATCTGCACATGTACATGAGAGAACGCACATACACCTTGTTTACCCATCTACATATTTGCACCTTGTGAACTAGCATACATCAGGAACATACATAAATCCTGTGTACCCagtacaaaaaaacttaagtaCATTAAtataacagaaaatatataaacctaAGCAAAGGAGGCAATAAGCAGGGGACATAACACGAGAACACCATTCAACTAGACACTATTATTACAGCCATTACAAACATATTTCAGAGAAGTCCCTTTCAATCACCTAAAGTCTTAAATAATAAGA
This window harbors:
- the LOC100186953 gene encoding DDRGK domain-containing protein 1 isoform X2; translated protein: MNPVVYVIAATVVAIVLWFVTRGERNKPRATPAEGRAPVERAETVGGVRRRRRDVRRGQQEVERHEQEEQFDESGSEPEVALPAPSEGKIGAKKMKKLQEKEERRQMRQAMEMERLERRKEQAEKDEKLRKLEELKKAEEEKKAEEERKIQEEKERKEHEEYLKLKEMFSVEDEGQADVTSEEQSQNMLQEFVQYIKDTKVVLLEDLASHFGLRTQQAIDRVQDMLKDEIITGVIDDRGKFIYISMEELKSVAKFVQQRGRISISELAQASNTLVNLKPEKTLTLSQAS